The proteins below are encoded in one region of Phalacrocorax aristotelis chromosome 13, bGulAri2.1, whole genome shotgun sequence:
- the LOC142063922 gene encoding somatomedin-B and thrombospondin type-1 domain-containing protein-like, protein MAGAPRWAAVLALPVLALLPLPVLLTRPPVLPALPGCAARGLCCPGRDPACLSTGRRPDGSRGPCYCDQACARTLDCCHDYAEACPDISCVVSQWSVWSGCAEPCKTTYRVRRRHVIQEPRNGGEACPPLEERAGCVEYWTPQGTECKQSLIPALITTGGFGKARKKRAAADGCERAGYCVEFQLVAIMPDCLHSHHLYTHWMQYLREGHTVCVECQHPALDSRSLHCFGDGSGSKKNQLLHWQAVGNPRCKGTWKRIRRLDTCSCPSVHSFLFI, encoded by the exons ATGGCGGGGGCCCCCCGCTGGGCTGCCGTGCTGGCGCTGCCGGTGCTggcgctgctgccgctgccggTGCTGCTCACGCGGCCGCCGGTGCTGCCGGCCCTGCCCGGCTGCGCCGCCCGCGGGCTGTGCTGCCCGGGCCGCGACCCGGCCTGCCTGAGCACCGGCCGGCGGCCCGACGGCTCCCGCGGGCCCTGCTACTGCGACCAGGCGTGCGCCCGCACCCTCGACTGCTGCCACGACTACGCCGAGGCCTGCCCAG ATATCTCCTGTGTTGTTTCTCAGTGGAGTGTCTGGAGTGGCTGTGCAGAGCCTTGCAAGACAACATACCGTGTTCGGAGGAGGCATGTCATCCAGGAGCCCAGGAATGGAGGAGAGGCATGCCCTCCTTTGGAGGAGAGGGCTGGCTGCGTGGAGTACTGGACTCCGCAAGGAACAGAGTGCAAACAGTCCCTGA TCCCAGCATTAATAACAACAGGAGGGTTTGGAAAAGcgaggaaaaaaagagctgcagCTGATGGCTGTGAAAGAGCAGG GTACTGTGTTGAGTTCCAGCTTGTGGCCATCATGCCGGACTGTTTGCACAGCCACCACTTGTACACTCACTGGATGCAGTATCTGAGGGAGGGCCACACTGTCTGCGTGGAGTGTCAGCATCCAGCTTTAGACTCCAGAAGTCTGCATTGTTTTGGGGATGGCAGTGGAAGCAAAAA GAACCAGCTGTTGCACTGGCAGGCGGTAGGGAACCCTCGATGCAagggaacctggaagagaatTCGCCGGCTGGACACTTGCTCCTGTCCTTCTGTTCACAGCTTCTTGTTCATCTAA